The segment TTATTTGTTTGACACAAGTGCACTTATCATGTCACGATCTTTTTTCAGTGTTTTTAACTTATTTGCAGGCCCAATTACAGTAAGTCTGGTGCGTACAACATTCTTCTTGAACAGCTTTCCGATCAACGAGCCATCTGGTTGTGAAGGGTAACTTTCCATTTCAATGCCTGCAAAGTCATCCGGCTGGATCTGTGTCATGGTCATTTCGATAAGAGTTGCCTCCTCTTCGGGAGTGAGTCCTTTCTCAAGAACAAGGATCTTGCCACTCTTGACCTCGTCTATAATAAATCTGATCTTCTCAACAGGTGGCATCTTTGCAAGCCTGTCCTCTGAGACCAAGTCCATTTGAATACCCTGCATTGCGATCACCCAAACCTCTTAGCGATCTCATCATAGAAAGTTTCTATGTTCTTTCCTTCAAGGGCTGATATTGCTACCATTGGATGCTGTGGGAATGCTTCTCTTATTGTAGATGGGGATGACTCCGGCAGATCTACCTTGTTCGCAACGATCAGCAGAGGCAGGCTTCGTGCTTCCATGTTGCCTATGACCGTTACATTGACCTGTGTGTAAGGGTCTTCCGTAGCATCCATCACCAGGATAACTCCGTCAAGGTTCTCCAGCCATTTCACAGCTTCAATAACACCTTCAGTAGCTTCCTTTGCTCTTCTCTTGGATTCTGCTTCATTCATACCCTGTTCCATGAACTCATGGAAATCGATCTTGGTAGCAAGACCCGGGGTGTCAATAATATCAAGGCTAATGGAACCGCCGTTGGACTGTATGGTCACACCTTCTCTACGCCTTGCACGGCGTGTTTCGTGAGCAATGTGTGAAACAGAACCCATTGCGTCACCGGTCCAGTCCCTGACTATCCTGTTTGCAAGAGTTGTCTTCCCGGCATTAGGCGGACCATAGATTCCTATCCTTGCATTCTTTTTGTTAAACAACTTCTTGAAGAAGTTTGAAAAATTTTTCTTAAAAGATCTTATTACGCCCATCCATTTCCTCCGAGTTAGATCGTGATATCTACTAAAATCTATGATGATTTGATATTACTCATACCTTATAAATAATCGCTTAAATTTTCATTTGATCCTGTTCCGTCCTGACCTCATTGGACCATTATTTGCTCTGGACAATTGCCATTGACAGATTGATCGCAAATTCTGCAATATTTGCCCCGTACTCTCCTATTCTGTCGATACTGTCTGCCACGGTCCCCAGCGCCACAATCGCTTCAGGGGAATCAAGGTCAAGAAGTGATGCGTTCAGTTCATTTATCCTTGCTTTCGTACCATCGACCTTTGATATCACCTGGTTGGCAAGATCAGTGTTCTGGTTGTATAATGCATCTATGGCATCTTCCACCATATCCCTTGAAGTGGTGCTGGAGCTTTCGATGAGTGCCATGGTATCTGCCGGTATCGGGCTGTCAAGTGTGGCTGCTATCTTTGCTATCTTGAATGCGTGGTCTGCGATACGTTCCAGTGAACTTGCAGAAAGACGCAGGTCGTGGTACTCATCAATTGTGGTCTCTGATGTATCGGGAAGGCGGCTTCCCCGAAGTACTGTCCTGAACTGTTTTGAAATAAGCAGGAAAAGCCTGTCCACTTCGTCATCACGTTCGATAACATCAAGCGCAAGGTCGTGGTCCTGGGTTTTCAGTGCCTGCATTGCGTCCTTCAACATTGAATTTGATATCAGGAACATTCTCCTGACACTTTTTTTAATTGAAACCTCGTTGGGATTCAAAAGGTCCTGGATCAGCACAGAGTTTGCGGTCTCTTCGATGATCTCCGGCCCAATGAGCTTGTAACAGATGTTCCTTATGATCTTCTTTTGCTCAGCCTGTATTCGGTTGGCCCTGATCTCAATTATGTCCGGACCCGATAGATATGCTGCTATCAGCAGCCTTACAAGTTCGTCTCCAAAGCATGCGTTAACATCAATAATATTCTTTTTTTTAGAGTTTCTGGAACTTCCCTCAGCTGCAATGTTTAGGGTTCCATCTTGCTGTGGCTGGAGCGTTACCTGTGAACCAGTTGTAATTCCGGCACGTTCGGCCCACTTCTTTGGAAGGGATACAATATATGTGGATCCGCCGGTCTGCTGTATTTTTCTAGTTTCCATATAATCCGCCTATCTCAGGTCATAAATCTATGTATGAGTATATAGTTTGGCGTGTGTATATATGTTTAGGAAAAGTTAGGTTAGATAAGTAAAAAATATTGTTAAAAAGCATGGTTTGCTGATATGATCTTCAATATCCATACTTCCCAATAAGTGGCACAAAAATAACAGCTCCCCAAGACTTGTAGCTGACCTTGCCTTTCATATCTTTTTTCACAACGACAAGTTGCTGCTCACCATTGCCTACCGGGATCGCCATTATGCCTTCAGGTGCCAGCTGATCAATAAGTGGTCGTGGAACTTCCGGTGCTGCAGAGGTCACACTGATCCGTTCATAGGGTGCATGTTCGGCTAGGCCACAGGACCCATCGTCCTGAAGAACGGTGACATTCCTGTATCCTGCTCTTTTGAGGTTCTTCTCTGCAAAATAAGCCAGCTCGGGTATGCGTTCCACTGTATAGATGTGACCTTCATCTCCTACAAGTTCTGCCATAACAGCAGCATTGTAGCCCGACCCACTTCCAACCTCCAGGATCTTCATTCCACTGGAAATGTCCAGCAGTTCACACATGATCGCGACCATGTGTGGTGCCGAGATCGTCTGGTCATGCCCGATAGGGAGGGGCATGTCCATATATGCGGTCTCCTGAAATCTCTCAGGTACAAAAAGGTGCCTTGGGACGTGCATCATCGCGCCAAGGACTCTGTCACTGATCCCGTTTATCTTCAGGGAATCTATCAGTATCTTTCTTCTCTCTTCGAACTCCATGAAGTCTTTGCCTCTCCCCATCCTCTTTTATGTGCTTCGGTAGCAAAGATACGTTTGATATACTTAGCAGGAACTCGATCTCCTTTACGGGACTGGAATCCTCCATCCCTTATCTTGATCTTGGTTATGTGGAAATCCTTCCTTTCAGCATTGTAGTTCTGGCCTACAACGAACTCGAATTCTCCCGGCACTCTTTTTTCCACAGATGTCGATCCGTTGCGGACCTTTATTGATATCTTTGTGGTAACTTCGTCTGTGGCACGTCCCCAGATTACATCGATGTTCTCGATCGCTTCCCGGTCTAACCGACGACCGCCTGATTCGATAGCAGTGACGATGATCGGGTATACCTCATCTGCTTCTTCATCATCTACCACAAGTTCGTCATCGATATAGATCATTTCTCCGGCGTCGATGTCTGTGTGAAGTGTGAATGAAACGTCATCCTTGCTGACGATAACCTTAACTTTAACAGGCTTTTTTTCTTCGATTGTAGCGGGATGCACTGCTCCGCATTCGTGGCATTGGACTACAGGGTTCTGTCCTGGTCTTAAAACATCATGTCCCACTGCATCCTTTGGTGAACACATTGGGCAAACTACTATTATTTCCTCTGTCATGGTCTCTGTCCATATGATTGTTGGGGGTGTGTATAAACTTAACCATGAAGAAATATCAGTTCATTGAAGCAGCGTGTGCAGCAATGAATTCGCGGATAAGTTTTGTACCAAGGATGGCAGTTTGGCCGCTGTCATATTCGGGTGCGATCTCCACTACATCGAAACCCACTGACATGGGGGCAAGTCCTCTTACGATATCTCTTACTTCCACAGAACTAAGGCCGAATGGTTCCGGTGTTCCCAGTGCAGGTGCATATGCAGGATCGAGGGCATCCATGTCCAGTGACAGGTAGATGCTGTCGCAGTTAAGATATTCCTTTATTTCCTGAACAAGTACTTCGGGTCCCTTGGTAGCGACATCCTCAGGTGTATAATAACAGATGTCATTATCTTTTGCGAAATCCCATTCTTCCCTTGGGCCACTTCGTACACCTATGGTCACATAATTATCAGTGACCTCGTCACGTATATGTCTTGACACGCAGGCATGGTTGTACTTCACACCTTCAAATTCATCACGAAGGTCAAAATGTGCATCCAGTACGACAACTCCAAATTCTCCATCTGCGTTCTTCGCACAGGCTTTAACACATGGTAGGGTAAGGGAGTGTTCTCCGCCCATCATTATGGGTATCTTTCCTTCATCAGTAATTCCAATGACGTCCAGATAGAGCTCACTAAGCACATCTTCGACCAGAACTCCTGCTTCGAAGTTCCCTGCATCATATATGGGAAGCTCAGCAAGATCAATGTCAAAAAAAGAGTTATAACTTTCAAAATTTGCAGAGGCACTCCGCATAGCATCCGGAGCCCATCTGCTCCCGGCACGGAATGAGGATGTACGATCAAATGGTACTCCAAAAAGGACATACTCGGCAGATTCGGGATCTGCCAGTGCATCCATCATGCCAGGCCGGTAGAACATATTATCCCTTTAAAAAGGGTTTATCTAAGGTCGATCTTCATCTTGCCCATGGATGTAAGGTATGTGATATCTCCGCCTTCAACGACTCTGTCCTTGAACTGTTCAGGGACGGATAGTTCGAATGTGGAGTAATCTTCCATGTCCATGAGTTGAGCAACATCTCCGGAAATGGACAATACCTGTGCTGTCTTACGTTCTACGATTGGAACGTATGTCTTGGCGGAAACTGAGCTTATAATGGAACGCTTCTGACCGTCGAAGATACCAATTGCTTCGATTCTTGCCTTTGCGGAACCATGCTTACCTGGTTTTGATTTTGTGATGCTCTTGATCACACATGGTTCATCACCTTCAAGTACGTACTTACCTTCTTTAAGTTCTTTAACCTCTACCTGCTGTTTCATTTATGATCCTCCTGTCACTCGTAAAAAAGCGTCAAGTTTTTTATTAATGGATAAATCTGTGCTTATAATTCTACGTTCTGTATAAGAAGTTAACGTATAAAGCCTTTCAAATGAGTGGAGGTTTCTAAACTATTTAAATTAATGTCCTTCTGAACGTTCTTTTCAGCTATCATTTAAAAGCCCAAGTTCTTCAAGCTTTCTTTTTGAAGGCTTTCCACTTTGATGCCAGTCCCGGAAGTGGAATAATCAGACAGAACGCCCTCAAACGCTTTCCTTTCATTTTTATCTCCGGGTAATTGTTCTGCTCAATTTTACAACGTGGCGGTCACTTCATCTCTTTGAGAAGTTCATTCTCAAGCCGCTTCCTTCTTTTGTGATATCGTAACCAGCCTACTCCAAGATATCCTGATATCCCAATGGCTATCAATATGCTTATGACTATAAGCGGATAGGTTGTTTCTACAAGAAGTGGATTCAGATTCTCCCTTTGCTCATAGGTGGGGTACATAATGTCCCTTATGTCATTGCTGTGGCCAAGTCCAAGGGCATGACCAAGTTCATGAGTGACAAGTTGTTCCATATTGTCATCGCCGTATTGTTGCCAGGAATAACCTTTGTAATCCCCTACCTCCAGGACGATGTCTGCGTGGACGTATCGACCATTAGCGATCATCGGTCTGCAAAAACCGGCAACTCCTTCTTCTGCACCGGTGACCTCTTCCATATTCTCCACCCACATTATGTAGATGTCTGCATCAGAAGTATTGGTAAGTTCAAAAACAGGTGTGTAACTAAGCTTTCCGTTTCCACCATTTTCCCAGTATTCCAGGGCCCTGATCACCGTGGGTTGATATGATGGGCTGTAATGCGGGGGTGTGTTCTGCTCATCTATATACACTGTAATTGGGGAATGGTCCCATGGTTCTTCTAAGAATTTGGGATATTCCTTTTCACCTAACAGGCTGGAACCCGGAATTACAAGTGCAATTATAAGCAGTGCTATGATTATTATTTGCCTGGTGTTCATAATCTCTCATTCGTTGCAAAGTTGCTTGCTACATTAGAGTTTATTTTCAAAGGATAAGTCTTTTTTGGAAGGGACTAAATTCCGGAAGTTGATAGTATACTTTGAGCCTGAACTTCCATCAATATGGATCTCGCCCTGGATCTGTTCTACAAGTTCATTTACCAGTTTTAGGCCAAGGGTGTCTGTTTCTAATATATCCTTTACAGAGAATCCAATGCCATCATCTTCTACTATAAGGGTGAAACGATCGTCAATTTGCTGGAAACTAATGGAGATGGTTCCCTTTCCATCCGAGAAAGCATATTTGAAACTGTTTATAATAAGCTCATTTAATATCAACCCCAGATTCGTTGCGGTATCAAAGTTCATGAAAATGTCCTTTGATTCGATATTTATGTCTATTAACTCGATCTGGTGTTCGTTCATGTGCTACAGGTAGTTCACGACATCCTGCACATAATTGGAAAAATTGACTTTTCCCTTCTCTTTTGAACGGTAAATTCTCTCATTGGCAATTGCGATTGAATGGACTCTGTCCCTGCTTTTCTCGAAAGCACTGGCAATATCCGGGTCACTGAATTTGGATGACTCAAGGTCAAGAAGGCTGGAAATTACCTGAAGATTGTTCTTGATCCGATGATGTATCTCCTTCTCATGTATCTCCTCTGCTTTGATAAGTGCCTCTTCAGCCCTTTTTCTATCGGTTATGTCTTCCCCCGAGCATAAGACTCCGATGATCTCTCCCTCTCTGTCATGCAGGAGTGAGTTATGCCACTGTATGTGTCTCTCCTTGCCATCCAATCTCAGAATTGGGGCTTCGAAGCTTTCTAAGCCTTCTGTATTCCCTCCGATAAAACGGTAGAATTGTTCAATTCCCTCTTTTCTGTATCTTTCGGGCACCAGTGTTTCGTAAAAGTCTGCTCCGATCAAAGAACCATCTCTGCAACCGATTATCTCGCATCCTTTTTTATTCATTAGCTGGATCTTTCGGTCAGTACCAAAAACCGTGATCATAACTCCGGCAATGTTCAGGTAATTGCGTGCAAGGTTGCGTTCAGATTCATTCTTCTCGTTAAGTTCCTTGATCTTTAGAAGTGATCGGATCCTTGTTTTAAGTTCCAGCTGATCAACAGGTTTTGTCAGGAACTCATCAGCACCGGCTTCAAATCCTTTTATGCGATCTTTCCTGTTTGAAAGGGCGGATACTATTATCACAGGTATAAATTGGGTGCGTGGATCATTTTTCAATATGTTGCAAACTTCGTATCCTTCTATATCAGGCATCATAATGTCTATCAGAACAAGGTCGATGTCTTCTTTTTTAATGATGTCAAGACCCTCTTTTCCATTGTAAGCAGTTAGTACTTCATAGTCAGAGGTCAGGTAGGCCTCCATCAGTTCTAAGATCTTCTGGTTATCATCGACAACCAGTATTTTTGGTAAAGTGTGGTTCTGCAATCTAGTTACCTTCCTGTGGATAAAATTGTTCTATTGAAGGACACTTACTAACGTAACAAGTTTCCTTTGCTAACCTTGTATATATAGTAAACTATTATCTTTCGGTATGATATATTTCTGAAAAGTATCATCTCTTTTTTTCTATTTTTGACACGTTGGTATTTGGAGGAAACTTGAAATATCTTGATGAAAACCTCCTCCTATGCGTAAGATCATTTTGAGTCTGTTCCTCTTAAGTTCCATCCTTTCACTATCAGGATGTGTTGGCCCTGATGAGGCAGCTCCGGAGCTAACTGTTACTTTTGCAAATGTGACAGAGGTTATCGATGGGGATACCTTTGTCATATCTACTGGTGAGAAGGTCCGTCTTATCGGGGTGGACACTCCTGAAAGGGGGGAGCCATATTATGATGAAGCAAAACAGTATATGATCGACAATCTTCCTGGAAGGACGGTCAGGCTCGAAGCAGATGTGAGCGATACGGATCGATATGGACGTCTGTTAAGATATGTCTGGCTTGATGGTAGTATGGTGAACAATGATCTGGTGCTTTCGGGATTGGCGGTTTCAAAAACCTATGAGCCGGATACATACTATCAGGATCAACTGGAGGGCTCTGAATCCTATGCAATGGAAAGGGGCGTAGGATTATGGTCTGAGGCAGCCTCTCAGGAAGTATCAAAGACTATTATCTCTTATCTTGATGCAGGAAAATATGTGGGGCAGACGGTAACTGTTGAGGGAACTGTGGTGCGCACAACAAAACATGATGGGAATGGTATTATTTACCTCAATTTCCATGATCCTTATGAAGGTTATTTTACTGTCGTGATCTGGTCGGAAGATTGGGACCGGTTCCTGCAGAGTCCTGAGGTTTACTATGATGGCAAGCATGTGATGGTGACCGGGAAGGTCATTGAATACAAAGGCAGTCCTGAGATAATTGTTGAGAACCCTGCTGAAATTGTTATCGTAAGTGATTGAAAGGATCACTTCTCTTTTTTGAGAACATAAGATTAATAATTGGTTATGTCGAATCATACCAACATGCAAAAAAGCATAGCTGCAGTTTTTGATAGTGCAGGAACCCTGTTACACATGTATCGTGTGGCAA is part of the Methanococcoides orientis genome and harbors:
- a CDS encoding phosphate uptake regulator PhoU gives rise to the protein METRKIQQTGGSTYIVSLPKKWAERAGITTGSQVTLQPQQDGTLNIAAEGSSRNSKKKNIIDVNACFGDELVRLLIAAYLSGPDIIEIRANRIQAEQKKIIRNICYKLIGPEIIEETANSVLIQDLLNPNEVSIKKSVRRMFLISNSMLKDAMQALKTQDHDLALDVIERDDEVDRLFLLISKQFRTVLRGSRLPDTSETTIDEYHDLRLSASSLERIADHAFKIAKIAATLDSPIPADTMALIESSSTTSRDMVEDAIDALYNQNTDLANQVISKVDGTKARINELNASLLDLDSPEAIVALGTVADSIDRIGEYGANIAEFAINLSMAIVQSK
- a CDS encoding thermonuclease family protein; this translates as MRKIILSLFLLSSILSLSGCVGPDEAAPELTVTFANVTEVIDGDTFVISTGEKVRLIGVDTPERGEPYYDEAKQYMIDNLPGRTVRLEADVSDTDRYGRLLRYVWLDGSMVNNDLVLSGLAVSKTYEPDTYYQDQLEGSESYAMERGVGLWSEAASQEVSKTIISYLDAGKYVGQTVTVEGTVVRTTKHDGNGIIYLNFHDPYEGYFTVVIWSEDWDRFLQSPEVYYDGKHVMVTGKVIEYKGSPEIIVENPAEIVIVSD
- the speB gene encoding agmatinase, translated to MFYRPGMMDALADPESAEYVLFGVPFDRTSSFRAGSRWAPDAMRSASANFESYNSFFDIDLAELPIYDAGNFEAGVLVEDVLSELYLDVIGITDEGKIPIMMGGEHSLTLPCVKACAKNADGEFGVVVLDAHFDLRDEFEGVKYNHACVSRHIRDEVTDNYVTIGVRSGPREEWDFAKDNDICYYTPEDVATKGPEVLVQEIKEYLNCDSIYLSLDMDALDPAYAPALGTPEPFGLSSVEVRDIVRGLAPMSVGFDVVEIAPEYDSGQTAILGTKLIREFIAAHAASMN
- a CDS encoding DUF2073 domain-containing protein translates to MQGIQMDLVSEDRLAKMPPVEKIRFIIDEVKSGKILVLEKGLTPEEEATLIEMTMTQIQPDDFAGIEMESYPSQPDGSLIGKLFKKNVVRTRLTVIGPANKLKTLKKDRDMISALVSNK
- a CDS encoding M57 family metalloprotease, producing MNTRQIIIIALLIIALVIPGSSLLGEKEYPKFLEEPWDHSPITVYIDEQNTPPHYSPSYQPTVIRALEYWENGGNGKLSYTPVFELTNTSDADIYIMWVENMEEVTGAEEGVAGFCRPMIANGRYVHADIVLEVGDYKGYSWQQYGDDNMEQLVTHELGHALGLGHSNDIRDIMYPTYEQRENLNPLLVETTYPLIVISILIAIGISGYLGVGWLRYHKRRKRLENELLKEMK
- a CDS encoding sensor histidine kinase — protein: MNEHQIELIDINIESKDIFMNFDTATNLGLILNELIINSFKYAFSDGKGTISISFQQIDDRFTLIVEDDGIGFSVKDILETDTLGLKLVNELVEQIQGEIHIDGSSGSKYTINFRNLVPSKKDLSFENKL
- a CDS encoding Era-like GTP-binding protein, translating into MGVIRSFKKNFSNFFKKLFNKKNARIGIYGPPNAGKTTLANRIVRDWTGDAMGSVSHIAHETRRARRREGVTIQSNGGSISLDIIDTPGLATKIDFHEFMEQGMNEAESKRRAKEATEGVIEAVKWLENLDGVILVMDATEDPYTQVNVTVIGNMEARSLPLLIVANKVDLPESSPSTIREAFPQHPMVAISALEGKNIETFYDEIAKRFG
- a CDS encoding protein-L-isoaspartate O-methyltransferase is translated as MGRGKDFMEFEERRKILIDSLKINGISDRVLGAMMHVPRHLFVPERFQETAYMDMPLPIGHDQTISAPHMVAIMCELLDISSGMKILEVGSGSGYNAAVMAELVGDEGHIYTVERIPELAYFAEKNLKRAGYRNVTVLQDDGSCGLAEHAPYERISVTSAAPEVPRPLIDQLAPEGIMAIPVGNGEQQLVVVKKDMKGKVSYKSWGAVIFVPLIGKYGY
- a CDS encoding translation initiation factor IF-5A, with product MKQQVEVKELKEGKYVLEGDEPCVIKSITKSKPGKHGSAKARIEAIGIFDGQKRSIISSVSAKTYVPIVERKTAQVLSISGDVAQLMDMEDYSTFELSVPEQFKDRVVEGGDITYLTSMGKMKIDLR
- a CDS encoding response regulator → MQNHTLPKILVVDDNQKILELMEAYLTSDYEVLTAYNGKEGLDIIKKEDIDLVLIDIMMPDIEGYEVCNILKNDPRTQFIPVIIVSALSNRKDRIKGFEAGADEFLTKPVDQLELKTRIRSLLKIKELNEKNESERNLARNYLNIAGVMITVFGTDRKIQLMNKKGCEIIGCRDGSLIGADFYETLVPERYRKEGIEQFYRFIGGNTEGLESFEAPILRLDGKERHIQWHNSLLHDREGEIIGVLCSGEDITDRKRAEEALIKAEEIHEKEIHHRIKNNLQVISSLLDLESSKFSDPDIASAFEKSRDRVHSIAIANERIYRSKEKGKVNFSNYVQDVVNYL
- a CDS encoding HVO_0476 family zinc finger protein produces the protein MTEEIIVVCPMCSPKDAVGHDVLRPGQNPVVQCHECGAVHPATIEEKKPVKVKVIVSKDDVSFTLHTDIDAGEMIYIDDELVVDDEEADEVYPIIVTAIESGGRRLDREAIENIDVIWGRATDEVTTKISIKVRNGSTSVEKRVPGEFEFVVGQNYNAERKDFHITKIKIRDGGFQSRKGDRVPAKYIKRIFATEAHKRGWGEAKTSWSSKREERY